A portion of the Sandaracinobacteroides saxicola genome contains these proteins:
- a CDS encoding AprI/Inh family metalloprotease inhibitor gives MITSSKSLFRLLAIALLAVAPFATPLAAQDATPDPAAMPDPPAMPDPPVMPDPPASPAADAAQQQDNMGRMVQQSQDSGTTHVEQTSEERSTSVTIGGPVNGAPTNPAMGGNGAGWGRPTADMLAGNWTLRWDGGSCNVQLKPDKSFGTYPAWTYGGCPDGFFTANRWAFDGDAIVLIRIGNEVVGRFSLRDPNRLVGQQASNGRTMTLSR, from the coding sequence ATGATCACGTCGTCAAAATCGCTGTTCCGGCTGCTGGCAATTGCCCTGTTGGCCGTGGCGCCGTTCGCCACCCCGCTTGCCGCGCAGGATGCCACCCCCGACCCTGCCGCCATGCCCGATCCCCCGGCGATGCCCGATCCCCCTGTGATGCCCGATCCGCCCGCCAGCCCCGCCGCCGACGCCGCCCAGCAGCAGGACAATATGGGCCGGATGGTACAGCAGTCGCAAGACAGCGGCACCACGCATGTCGAACAGACGAGTGAGGAGCGCTCCACCAGCGTCACCATCGGCGGCCCCGTCAACGGCGCACCGACGAACCCCGCAATGGGCGGCAACGGCGCGGGGTGGGGGCGGCCCACTGCCGACATGCTAGCGGGAAACTGGACACTGCGCTGGGATGGCGGCAGCTGCAACGTGCAGCTGAAACCCGACAAATCCTTCGGCACCTATCCGGCCTGGACCTATGGCGGTTGTCCGGACGGTTTCTTCACCGCCAACCGGTGGGCCTTTGACGGCGACGCCATTGTGCTGATCCGGATCGGCAATGAGGTCGTTGGCCGCTTCTCGCTGCGTGACCCCAACCGCCTGGTTGGTCAGCAGGCGAGCAACGGCCGGACGATGACGCTCAGCCGCTGA